Proteins encoded by one window of Lathyrus oleraceus cultivar Zhongwan6 chromosome 1, CAAS_Psat_ZW6_1.0, whole genome shotgun sequence:
- the LOC127112511 gene encoding secreted RxLR effector protein 161-like, translating into MSRFTSNPSKEHWKEITRIFGYLLKTKDLGLHYGRFPSILEGYTDVSWIYSVVDHKSTTGWIFTLAGGKISWKSKKHTCITLSTMESEFVALASTGQEVEWLMDLLFEVPLAKDRCFKGDDTL; encoded by the coding sequence ATGAGTagatttactagtaatccaaGTAAAGAACATTGGAAGGAAATCACGAGGATTTTTGGCTATCTACTGAAAACCAAAGATCTTGGTCTTCATTATGGTAGGTTCCCTTCCATACTAGAAGGATATACCGATGTGAGTTGGATATATAGTGTTGTAGATCATAAATCTACAACTGGATGGATATTTACACTAGCTGGAGGAAAaatttcttggaagagcaagaaacaCACATGCATTACTCTTtcgaccatggaatcagagttcGTGGCTCTCGCTTCCACTGGTCAAGAAGTTGAATGGTTGATGGATCTTCTGTTTGAAGTTCCATTGGCTAAAGACAGATGTTTCAAAGGTGATGATACACTGTGA